The sequence below is a genomic window from Mycobacterium sp. ITM-2016-00316.
GACCACGGCCACGGTGGGCTCCGCGGTCGCACTCGCCGGCCGGCAGTGGCGCCAGCGTGTGGGCCGCACACTGACCTCGGCCGCCGAACTGCGCGATGTGCTGCGTGCCGAGCCCGAGCTGTGCGAGCGGCTGACGTTCACCGTCACCAGCGGCGGACCCGACGAAACCGGGCCACTGTCACAGTCTTTCGGCGCTCATTTCTGCGAGGTGGAGGTGGACGAGGAAATCGGCCGGGTAGCGGTGACCCGATGGACCGCGGTCATGGACTGCGGGCGTGTCCTGAACCCGAAGCTGGCGGCCAATCAGGTGATGGGCGGTATCAATTTCGGGCTGGGGATGGCGCTGCTGGAACAGGTGCCCTATGACGAGCGCACCGGCCAGCTCATCGGCGAGTACTACCTGCCCACGCATGCCGACCGCCCCGACTTCGACATCACCTTCATCGACGTTCCCGACTTCGGCCTCGACCCGATCGGGGTGCGCGGTATCGGCGAGATCGGTACCTGCGGGGTGCCCGCCGCCATCGCCAATGCGGTGTACCACGCCACCGGTAAGCGGCTGCGTGATCTGCCGATCACCCTGGAATCCCTGCTACAGCCCTTCGAACCGGAGCCGACGTCATGACCGATCTACAGCTGACCGTCAACGGCACACGGCACGAGCTGAGCGCCGACATCCGCACCACCCTGCTGGACCTGCTGCGCGAACGGCTCGGGCTCACCGGGACCAAGAAGGGCTGCGATCACGGACTGTGCGGTGCCTGCACGGTGACCGTCGACGGGGAGCGGGTGCTGAGCTGTCTGACGCTGGCCGCCTCGATCGACGGCGCGGCGGTCCAGACGATCGAGGGTGACGGCGGGGAGTTGGACACCGTCCAGTGCGCCTTCATCCGGCATGACGGATTTCAGTGCGGGTACTGCACTTCCGGTCAGATCACCTCGGCACGTGCGGTGCTGCGCGAGTTCGGCCGCGGAGATCTGTCCGCGGCGTCGTTCGAGGGGTGTCGGCACACCCTCACCGACGGGCCGGACGCGTTGTCCGACGCGGAGATCCGGGAACGGATGGCCGGCAACATCTGCCGGTGCGGGGCCTACGCCAACATCGTCGCGGCGATCAAGGATGTGGCGTTGTGAAGACCTTTGCCTTCGAGCACGCCGGCACGGTCGACGGTGCGGTGCGCAGCGCCACCGCCGGTGCCCGCTACTACGCCGGTGGCACCAACCTGCTCGATCTGATGAAGCTCGGCGTCGAAAGCCCCGCCGCGCTGGTCGACATCGGCCGCCTCGACCTGCGATCGATCACCCCGACCGAGGACGGAGGGGTGCTGGTGGGCGCGGGGGCCACCAACAGCGCGACGGCCAACCACCCGCTGATCCGCGGGCAGTACCCGATGCTGTCGCAGGCGATCCTGTCCGGTGCCACCACCCAGATCCGCAATATGGCCACCGTCGGGGGAAACCTCATGCAGCGCACCCGGTGCCCGTACTTCATGGATCCTTCCTTCGCCCACTGCAACAAGCGCAATCCGGGATCCGGCTGCGCCGCGCTGCAGGGGTTCAACCGGGAACACGCCTTGTTCGGCGCCAGCGCGGCGTGTGTGGCGGTGCACCCCTCCGATATGGCGGTCGCCCTGGCCGCGCTCGATGCCCGCCTGCATGTCCAAGGACCCGAGGGCCACCGACTGCAGCGCATCGACGAGTTCTTCGCGCTGCCAGGGGATACTCCGGTACGCGACAACACCCTGCGCCCCGGCGAACTGATCACCGGGATCGAACTACCGCCGTCACCGCTGGGCCCGCACAGCTGGTATCTCAAGGTGCGCGACCGACACAGCTACGCATTCGCCCTGGTGTCGGTGGCGGCAGGCGTCGAACTCGCCGACGGCGAGATCGTGGCCGCCGCGCTGGCGCTGGGAGGTGTGGCCGCCAGACCCTGGCGGGGGGCCGCGGCCGAAGCGAGCCTGATCGGTTCCCCGGCCGGTGACGCCTCGTTCCGCGCCGCGGCCGAGTTGATCACCGACGGGGCCGCCCCGCTGGCGCAGAACGGGTTCAAGGTCGATCTCGCCAGAAACAGTGTGGTGCGGGCGCTGCGCCGTGCCGTGCCGTCCAATGAGACACTCAGCTCATGACCGTCACCACTCTGATGGCTTCGATCTTGAACTGGCTGCGCGCCGGTTACCCGGACGGGGTTCCCGGTCCGGACCAGGTGCCGCTGCTGGCGCTGCTGCGGGCCACCCCACTGACCGAAGACCAGGTGCAAGAGGTGGTGCGCAATATCGCCGAGGTCGCTGCGCCCGCCGATATCGAGGAACCGATCACGCGCGACGACATTGCTGCATCGATCTCTGAGGTCACCAAACACGATGCGGGCCCGGAGAATACCGCCAGGGTGGCGGCGAAGTTGGCGGCCGCGGGATGGCCACTGGCCGACCTCGCCGGACAGTAGCCGGCGCTACCCGTCGGCCCAGGGCCGTTCGTTGGCTTCCAGGCGCTGCCGTTCCTCGGTGCGCTCGTCGGCCCAGGACTCCTCGAACCGCTTGCCCGGTGTCGCGCTCGGTATCCGGTTCAGCATGTTGCTCAGCCACTTCGGTGGCCGGGCCGGTTCCCATTGGGGCAGAGCGGTGCTCAGTGAGGCCATGGTCTTGAGGACCACGAACACACCGAAGAACGCGTCCGGTGTGTCGGTGAGCGCGATCGCGACGAAACCGATGAGCAGCGTGAGATGCACGACCATGACCCGGCTGAGCACCTGGCTGGAGGTCTGCTCAAGTTGGCGGAACGACCAGCGCCGCAGGCTGAGCAGATCCACCAGGAAGCCCACCGTCAGAAAGGCCAGCACGCTGAGGCAGCCGAATGCCGCACTACGCCAATCAATCTGGGCGAGATGGCCGACCTTGTTGTGATTGAGCAGGAAGAGGATGACGCCCAGGAACACGCCGTGTGCGGCGCAGAAGCTCAGGCTGACGACCCCGAAGCTGGACAGAAACGTCGACAGCGGTTTTCGGCGCCGGGTCTTCGATGTCCGGTAGTCGATGTGTCCGCCGCCCTGATGGCCCGCCGCGTTGTACCGGAAATGGCCACGGCGCGGTGACCATCGCTGATGCAAGGCGATCCGCGCCAACACGAACAGGCAGGCGGCGAGCGTCTCGAACCAGTAGACCGCCAGGGTGGTTCCACCGGACCAATGCTGGGTGAACCAGCCGACCACGGGGACGGCGATGACCCCGAGAGCGGACAGCACGTGCAGGATCCGGTTCACCCGCAGATCGTTGCACGCCGCAAAGAGAGACACCGGGTCCCGCCGCTGTGGCGATACCCGGTGTCTGTCGGCCGTGGTGGCAGCCTGGATCGGCTACAGCGTCGAGGTGTCGATGACGAAGCGGTACCGCACATCGCTGGCGAGCACCCGCTCGTAGGCCTCGTTGACGTAGGAGGCCTCGATGACCTCGATCTCCGGGGTCACGTCATACTCGGCGCAGAAGTCCAGCATCTCCTGGGTCTCGGCGATACCACCGATCATCGAACCGGCCAGGCTGCGGCGCAGCCCACCCAGCGGGAAGAACGGCACCGACAGCGGCTGCTCGGGAGCACCCAGTTCGACCAAGGTGCCGTCGCGGCCCAGCAGACCCAGGTAGGCGCCCATGTCCAGGTTGGCCGACACGGTGTTCAGGATCAGGTCGAACTTGCCCGCGAGCTTGGTGAAGGTGTCCGGGTCGGAGGTGGCGTAGTACTCGTCGGCGCCCAGGCGCAGACCGTCTTCCATCTTCTTGAGCGACTGGCTCAGCACGGTGACGTGCGCACCCATCGCGTGGGCGATCTTCACACCCATGTGGCCGAGACCACCGAGGCCGATGACGGCGACCTTCTTACCGGGGCCGGCGTTCCAGTGCCGCAGCGGCGAGTACAGCGTGATGCCGGCGCACAGCAGGGGAGCAGCCTTGTCCAGCGGGATGCTGTCGGGGATGCGCAGCACGTAGTTCTCGTCGACGACGATCGCGGTGCTGTAGCCGCCGTAGGTGGGGGTGCCGTCCTTGCCGGTGGCGTTGTAGGTGCCGATCATGCCGCCCGGGCCGGTGCAGTACTGCTCCAGGCCTTCCTTGCAGCTGTCGCATTCGCGGCAGGAGTCGACGAAGCAGCCGACGCCGACGTGGTCGCCGACCTTGTACTTGGTCACCTCCGAGCCGATCTCGGTGACGATGCCGGCGATCTCATGGCCGACGACGACGGGGTAGTTGGGCTCGCCCCACTCACCCTTGACGGTGTGGATGTCGCTGTGACAGATACCGGCGAACTTGATGTCGAACGCGACATCGTGCGGGCCTACATCCCGTCGCTCGATGGTCGTCTTCTTCAGTGGCGACGTGGCCGAGTCGGCGGCGTAAGCGGAAACAGTGGTGGTCATCGATCAGTCCTCTACATGCGTTTTGTATTTGTGGACAGCCATGCATGTCCACGTGCGAATACATGCACCTTCACCAGACAGTAGTGAAGGAAACAGAATTGAGCGCGGTGTGCGCCCTGTGGAACACAACCCGACGGGTACCCGGTCTAATCCCGGTTGAAGCTGTGAATCGGCTTATAGCCCCGGCGCGCGGAAACCGGGAGTGAAGCTGACCCGGTCGTAGCGGACGACGCCGGCCTGGGTGTACGGGTCGCTCGCGGCGAGGGCGTCGGCGTCCTCGGCGGACATCTCGGCCGCGATCAGTACCGCACCGTCCTGGGATTGCACCCGCCCGGCCAGCAGGATACGGCCGGCGGCGACCTCGTCGGTCAACCATTGCAGATGCGCCGGACGG
It includes:
- a CDS encoding NAD(P)-dependent alcohol dehydrogenase, with product MTTTVSAYAADSATSPLKKTTIERRDVGPHDVAFDIKFAGICHSDIHTVKGEWGEPNYPVVVGHEIAGIVTEIGSEVTKYKVGDHVGVGCFVDSCRECDSCKEGLEQYCTGPGGMIGTYNATGKDGTPTYGGYSTAIVVDENYVLRIPDSIPLDKAAPLLCAGITLYSPLRHWNAGPGKKVAVIGLGGLGHMGVKIAHAMGAHVTVLSQSLKKMEDGLRLGADEYYATSDPDTFTKLAGKFDLILNTVSANLDMGAYLGLLGRDGTLVELGAPEQPLSVPFFPLGGLRRSLAGSMIGGIAETQEMLDFCAEYDVTPEIEVIEASYVNEAYERVLASDVRYRFVIDTSTL
- a CDS encoding xanthine dehydrogenase family protein subunit M, producing MKTFAFEHAGTVDGAVRSATAGARYYAGGTNLLDLMKLGVESPAALVDIGRLDLRSITPTEDGGVLVGAGATNSATANHPLIRGQYPMLSQAILSGATTQIRNMATVGGNLMQRTRCPYFMDPSFAHCNKRNPGSGCAALQGFNREHALFGASAACVAVHPSDMAVALAALDARLHVQGPEGHRLQRIDEFFALPGDTPVRDNTLRPGELITGIELPPSPLGPHSWYLKVRDRHSYAFALVSVAAGVELADGEIVAAALALGGVAARPWRGAAAEASLIGSPAGDASFRAAAELITDGAAPLAQNGFKVDLARNSVVRALRRAVPSNETLSS
- a CDS encoding YciI family protein, yielding MFHVLTITYLQPLDVIDKTRPAHLQWLTDEVAAGRILLAGRVQSQDGAVLIAAEMSAEDADALAASDPYTQAGVVRYDRVSFTPGFRAPGL
- a CDS encoding DUF6498-containing protein is translated as MNRILHVLSALGVIAVPVVGWFTQHWSGGTTLAVYWFETLAACLFVLARIALHQRWSPRRGHFRYNAAGHQGGGHIDYRTSKTRRRKPLSTFLSSFGVVSLSFCAAHGVFLGVILFLLNHNKVGHLAQIDWRSAAFGCLSVLAFLTVGFLVDLLSLRRWSFRQLEQTSSQVLSRVMVVHLTLLIGFVAIALTDTPDAFFGVFVVLKTMASLSTALPQWEPARPPKWLSNMLNRIPSATPGKRFEESWADERTEERQRLEANERPWADG
- a CDS encoding DUF3349 domain-containing protein, which encodes MTVTTLMASILNWLRAGYPDGVPGPDQVPLLALLRATPLTEDQVQEVVRNIAEVAAPADIEEPITRDDIAASISEVTKHDAGPENTARVAAKLAAAGWPLADLAGQ
- a CDS encoding (2Fe-2S)-binding protein, whose protein sequence is MTDLQLTVNGTRHELSADIRTTLLDLLRERLGLTGTKKGCDHGLCGACTVTVDGERVLSCLTLAASIDGAAVQTIEGDGGELDTVQCAFIRHDGFQCGYCTSGQITSARAVLREFGRGDLSAASFEGCRHTLTDGPDALSDAEIRERMAGNICRCGAYANIVAAIKDVAL